A part of Thermococcus sp. LS1 genomic DNA contains:
- a CDS encoding serine/threonine-protein kinase RIO2: MVSKLLALEAYPNLRDLDFRILRGVELNMRHHKWVPLEDIARFARVDIETASFRLGKLDNWGLVRRRSDIGYIGYQLTIHGYDTLAIRALSKKGIIDAISTTQIGVGKDADVYVGITPSGEKVAVKFNRIGGRTSSRKASYHGIVFRDKHHTSWLYVSRLIAKKEYEALALLSPIARVPRPIAWNRHAVVMEFVEGTELAELRDTDLTKEEAAQVLDRVLEEYLKIVRFGIVHSDMSEFNIVLTDDDILIIDWAQYVTTAYPESYELLKRDLTVLLNAFRRRWRVERNLEDVWKEFYEAWLESRGEGDGD, from the coding sequence ATGGTAAGCAAGTTACTTGCATTGGAGGCCTACCCAAACCTGCGAGACCTGGACTTCCGCATACTCAGAGGGGTAGAGCTCAATATGCGTCACCACAAGTGGGTCCCTCTGGAGGACATAGCGCGCTTCGCGAGGGTTGACATTGAAACAGCCTCGTTCCGCCTCGGAAAGCTCGACAACTGGGGACTGGTGAGAAGAAGGAGTGACATAGGCTACATCGGCTACCAGCTGACGATACACGGCTACGACACCCTAGCGATAAGAGCACTCTCCAAGAAAGGCATTATAGATGCCATAAGCACGACGCAGATAGGCGTTGGAAAGGATGCTGACGTTTACGTTGGCATAACCCCGAGCGGTGAGAAGGTCGCCGTTAAGTTCAACCGCATAGGCGGGAGAACGAGCTCCAGGAAAGCTAGCTATCACGGGATAGTTTTCCGAGACAAGCACCATACGAGCTGGCTCTACGTTTCGAGGCTGATAGCCAAGAAGGAGTACGAGGCTTTAGCGCTACTCAGCCCTATAGCCAGAGTTCCTAGGCCAATAGCCTGGAACAGACACGCGGTAGTGATGGAGTTCGTTGAAGGGACCGAACTGGCGGAGCTCCGCGATACTGATCTGACCAAGGAGGAAGCGGCCCAGGTACTCGACCGCGTTCTGGAGGAGTACCTCAAGATAGTGCGCTTCGGCATAGTGCACTCGGACATGAGCGAGTTCAATATAGTTTTAACGGATGATGACATACTCATAATAGACTGGGCGCAGTACGTCACCACAGCTTACCCGGAGAGCTACGAGCTACTCAAGAGAGACTTAACAGTGCTCCTTAACGCTTTCAGGAGGAGATGGCGTGTGGAAAGGAATTTGGAGGATGTCTGGAAGGAGTTTTATGAAGCCTGGCTCGAGAGCAGAGGTGAGGGAGATGGTGATTAA